The stretch of DNA TCTAATTTGGTCCACGTCATCCTGAAAATAATTTTCTCGATGTAGCATAGAAAAACTCCGATAcatacacatacatatataaatacagAGAAAATAggaattttttttggaaattacATTACTGTAAAAATGTAAACTAATTAAAAGACCAAAAGCTACAATTTACAAGAGGAATCTATTAACTATTTTTCAAGGAAATTGACGTGAAGTCAATGGGCAAGTTGCGTTGATTTACAGGGGAAAAAGGTTCAAACACTGCACATGTTTGCATTTATGCCTAATCCTGCATTCATGCAATGTATGTACGTACGATCATCCATCATGCATGTGATATATATGATACCAATTACTACATAGGAAGAGATTTCTGAGCTGCAATTTTATTGCTCGCCACTGCTGGTCTTCTTCCATAATATCAAGtaaattcattttaaatatcaaagaaagaaacatgaataaaaaattattgtacAACATGTTAGATCAAGAATAAAACTAGCGCGAAGATGATTGACACGAATCATATCATCTCGATTACATTGATTTAACGCCAAAAAAAACATGAAGAAAGTTGAAGTCAAGTGCTAAATTATATTATACGTACCTTGATCTTCATCAAAATCGAAGTTTGTCAAATATTCCTTAGCTTGATCATCAAACAGCCAATTCTCCAGCACTGCGAACTGATCTGGGTCCGGTTTGCTATCCGAAACGGATCTCGAAAGTTCGGGACATGATGATTCATAAGCCAGACCGAATCCAAACAAGGATTCAAACGCTTCAGACAGATCAATCCCACTCCTGCTTTTGATCCCAGGAGTGAGGATGTGATCGTCACTCGATGCTGTGTCACATTTAGACGAATTTGGAGTACTTGAAGACTTGGAATGAATTTTCTCCTCAGCTTTTGGTGTCTTTCTGACCCAATCTTTAAGCAATCTGGCGATGTTTTCAGCGCTGGATGCATAAGAAAATGCCTGGCCAGGAGAAGAATGGCTAGCATTAGTACTCTCGAATGATAATGCATCAAGAAGGGCCTTCTTGGCTGTGTTTATATCAGCTTGTAGCCTCCTCTCCCACTGCCCTCTTGAGATGGAGTGCGAATTTTTCGGCGAAAATTCGACGAGGGTGGACGGATCGCCGGACCCGATTTCGAGTTTCCTGAGTTTCTTCTTTAAATGAGTGTACCAGTAGTTTTTGATGTCATTATCTGTTCTTTCCGGGAGATAAGAAGCTATGGCAGCCCATCTGCACACAGAACAACATGGTTGCTACAAAATGTAAGGGATATCCAATAAAGATTTAATTAGTTTTTGTAGtcgatatatataattaatgtaGCATAGCATATATACTTGTTTCCCAAAAGGGCTTGAAGCTGAATAATCATCTTTTCTTCATCATCAGTGAAGCTACCTCTCTTGATCCCTGGTCGAAGATAATTGGTCCACCTTAGCCTGCAACTCTTGCTGCATCTCTTCAAACCTGCAAAAACAAATTTCCTTTTTCAAAAGTGAAACATTTGAGAAAGTATTTATATTCTTGCTGCAAGAAAAAGAATAGAAACAGTGGGAGAGATCAGCCGGAGATGTATTCATATGTAAACTTTcatcaataaaattttcataattcaaAAGTGAAAATTTGAAGGAACAGTACTTTTTCCaagaaaaaatgaaatatatacAACCCACCTGTTTTACTCGGAACAGCCCTCCAATTTCCGGGACCATTTTCTTTAACAAAAGAAACCAATATGATATCTTCTTCAGGAGTCCATGGCCCTTTCTTCACACCAATTTCATCACAGCAAGGCGGCCTTCCCATTTCCTCCCGCCACTAGTTATGTTTTCTTTCTGAATCTTCTTgtaatttattatattgtttttcttttttgccTCAACTTCTGCAGTGCTTTAAGAACAAAAAGTGTTGGCTCTTTAATCAAAAATTTTCCcctatctttaaaaaaattttgtttgagACAGCTGAGACATTTTGTATTGTGGCTGTGTTTTGTTTCATCCACATATATAGAAAGTAGACCACACTGGTCTGTTTTCTATATCATGAAATGACCGTAAAATGTAAAAAGGACTCCTCCGGAGTGTCAAAGTAGGATTCTTCTTTTCTtgtttatgagaaaatataatttgtttGGAGAGGGATAAAACCGTAACATTTTGACTGTGGTATGACTTAAAAAATTTGAGGTGCACCGTTATCATcagttataattttttataaaacaaCGAACGATCGATATTTAAGTATATACAAGCATTATAGTACATATGAATTGCGCGTGGATAATGTGATGCACAAATATCGTGTACTGCTTGTgtataatacatttttatttttcaaagacATGatctagttatgattttttaaaagatctagattttcaaatatttgatttattcatgatttttttcgTATAAAAATTTGTGGATAAATAATTAGAGAGTGATTGATTCTATCTGGATGAGTTggttgaagaaaaataaagaagaaTAATTGGTCCGAGATATCGAAATTACTAACAAGTACAAAAAAAAATGACACTTATGTATAAAATATGTTGTTAGGGTAGTCATGTGTCATACCAAACGTGGTTACTTTAATATCTTAATTTGAAATGTAAACCATCCAAGCTAAATTAAATAGCATCGGACTTGAATTTGACTTATTTAAAATTGATAAAGGATCAAGCTCGGGCTAAATTTATCTTGAAATTAGTAAGTAGCGAAAAGTTCGAACTCGActcgttaaaagctcgtttatcATGATAATCAAGTCGGAGCTCGAGCTTGGTTATTCAAtagctcgtttatcatgtttaacaaGACTGACTTGAGCTCGACT from Primulina tabacum isolate GXHZ01 chromosome 3, ASM2559414v2, whole genome shotgun sequence encodes:
- the LOC142538861 gene encoding myb-related protein 306-like, which gives rise to MGRPPCCDEIGVKKGPWTPEEDIILVSFVKENGPGNWRAVPSKTGLKRCSKSCRLRWTNYLRPGIKRGSFTDDEEKMIIQLQALLGNKWAAIASYLPERTDNDIKNYWYTHLKKKLRKLEIGSGDPSTLVEFSPKNSHSISRGQWERRLQADINTAKKALLDALSFESTNASHSSPGQAFSYASSAENIARLLKDWVRKTPKAEEKIHSKSSSTPNSSKCDTASSDDHILTPGIKSRSGIDLSEAFESLFGFGLAYESSCPELSRSVSDSKPDPDQFAVLENWLFDDQAKEYLTNFDFDEDQVSIREIMQKISEDTPWMGAENSCHLPRRSSPALPVAATVISTGAWWR